Proteins found in one Choloepus didactylus isolate mChoDid1 chromosome 25, mChoDid1.pri, whole genome shotgun sequence genomic segment:
- the TYK2 gene encoding non-receptor tyrosine-protein kinase TYK2 isoform X3 produces the protein MSASKSHAKSKMCREVLSDQGARWIRPPITCPENRSVGITPPCLSLFALFDAQAQVWLPPNHVLEVPRDASLMLHFRLRFYFRNWHGMNPQEPAVHRCRPPGADASSEQAEQGVQLLDPASFEYLFEQGKHEFVNDVVSLGELSSDEEIHHFKNESLGMAFLHLYHLALHCGVPLEEVAKKISFQDCIPRSFRQQIRQHNALTRLRLHSIFRRFLRSFRPGRLSQQLVMVKYLATLERLAPRFGAERVPVRHLALRGSGQAPGDPVPVSATGPHTHEVLVTGVGGIQWRPVPAEGSRNPRASLLGKKAKAQKAGGQPAESSKEPPWTYFCDFQDITHVVLAEHHVTIHRQDNKCLELTLPSRAAALSLVSLVDGYFRLTADSSHYLCHEVAPPRLVMSVQEGIHGPLLEPFVLAKLRPEPGLFLIHWSVSRLSRLILSVAQTDQQAPHAPSLHLRKFPIEQQAGSFTLEGWGRSFPTVRQLRAALQGCSLRAGDHCFPLRRCCLPRPGEASNLIILRGSRHSARPLNLSQLSFHQIHQDEITQLSHLGQGTRTNVYEGLLHVGGGGPEEGQEDDGEPPVPVEQELRVVLKVLDPGHHGIALAFYETASLMSQVSHIHLSFLHGVCVRGSEYIMVTEHVEHGPLDVWLRRKRGHVTVAWKVAVAQQLASALSYLEDKRLVHGNVCGRNVLLARPGLAEGTSPFIKLSDPGVGLAALSREERVERIPWTAPECLSGGANSLSTAADTWGFGATLLEICFDGEAPLQGRGPSEKERFYQKQHRLPEPSCPELATLTSQCLTYEPAQRPSFRTILRDLTRLRPQNLVDVSAVNPDSPSPDPTVFHKRYLKKVRDLGEGHFGKVSLCCYDPANDGTGEMVAVKALKAGCGSQLRSGWRREIDILRTLYHLHIVEYRGCCEDPGEKSVQLVMEYVPLGSLRDYLPRHRVGLAQLLLFAQQICEGMAYLHAQRYIHRDLAARNVLLDNDRLVKIGDFGLAKAVPEGREYYRVREDGDSPVFWYAPECLKECKFYYASDVWSFGVTLYELLTHCDSSQSPPSKFIELMGLVQGQMTVLRLTELLERGDRLPRPEGCPCEIYLLMKNCWETEASFRPTFQNLIPLLKTVQEKYQDQAPSVFGGC, from the exons ATGTCTGCATCCAAGTCGCACGCAAAATCG aaaatgtgcAGAGAGGTGTTAAGTGATCAAGGAGCACGATGGATACGACCTCCTATCACATGTCCAGAAAACAGAAGCGTAG GCATCACTCCGCCCTGCCTCAGTCTCTTCGCCCTCTTCGATGCCCAGGCCCAAGTCTGGCTGCCCCCAAACCACGTTCTGGAAGTCCCCAGAGACGCCAGCTTGATGCTGCACTTCCGCCTGAG GTTTTATTTCCGGAACTGGCACGGCATGAATCCGCAGGAGCCAGCTGTGCACCGCTGCAGGCCCCCAGGGGCTGATGCTTCCTCAGAACAGGCAGAGCAGGGGGTGCAACTCTTGGACCCGGCCTCCTTTGAGTACCTCTTTGAGCAG GGCAAGCACGAGTTTGTGAACGACGTGGTGTCCCTGGGGGAGCTGTCCAGCGATGAGGAGATCCACCACTTTAAGAACGAGAGTCTGGGCATGGCCTTCTTGCACCTCTACCACTTGGCTCTCCACTGTGGCGTCCCCCTGGAGGAGGTGGCCAAAAAGATCAG CTTCCAGGACTGCATCCCACGCTCCTTCCGGCAGCAGATCCGGCAGCACAACGCACTCACCCGCCTGCGTCTGCACAGCATCTTCCGCAGGTTTCTGCGAAGCTTCCGGCCCGGCCGCCTCTCCCAGCAGCTGGTCATGGTCAAGTACCTGGCCACGCTCGAGCGGCTGGCGCCCCGCTTCGGCGCCGAGCGCGTGCCCGTGCGCCACCTGGCCCTCCGGGGCAGCGGGCAGGCCCCTGGGGACCCCGTGCCCGTGTCCGCCACGGGGCCCCACACCCACGAGGTGCTGGTCACCGGCGTCGGGGGTATCCAGTGGCGGCCAGTGCCAGCTGAG GGTTCTAGGAATCCCCGGGCCAGCTTGTTGGGGAAGAAAGCCAAGGCACAAAAGGCAGGCGGCCAGCCGGCGGAGAGCTCGAAGGAGCCGCCCTGGACCTACTTCTGCGACTTCCAGGACATCACCCACGTGGTGCTGGCTGAGCACCACGTCACCATCCACCGGCAGGACAACAAGTGTCtg GAGCTGACCCTGCCTTCCCGGGCAGCAGCCCTGTCCTTGGTGTCGCTGGTGGACGGCTACTTCCGCCTGACGGCCGACTCGAGCCACTACCTGTGCCACGAGGTGGCGCCCCCGCGGCTGGTGATGAGTGTCCAGGAGGGCATCCACGGGCCCCTGCT GGAGCCCTTTGTGCTGGCCAAGCTCCGGCCCGAGCCTGGCCTCTTCCTCATCCACTGGAGCGTCAGCCGCCTGTCCCGCCTCATTCTCTCAGTGGCCCAGACTGACCAG caggcACCCCATGCGCCGAGCCTGCACTTGCGGAAGTTCCCCATCGAGCAGCAGGCCGGGTCCTTCACGTTGGAGGGCTGGGGCCGCTCCTTCCCCACCGTGCGCCAGCTGCGGGCTGCCCTGCAAGGCTGCTCGCTGCGGGCCGGGGACCACTGCTTCCCCCTGCGCCGCTGCTGCCTGCCGAGACCAGGAG AGGCCTCCAACCTCATCATCCTGCGGGGTTCTCGGCACAGCGCCAGGCCGCTCAACCTCAGCCAGCTCAGCTTCCACCAGATCCACCAGGACGAGATCACCCAG CTCTCCCACCTGGGCCAGGGCACCAGGACCAACGTGTATGAGGGGCTTCTGCACGTGGGGGGCGGCGGCCCCGAGGAGGGCCAGGAGGATGACGGGGAGCCCCCCGTGCCCGTTGAGCAGGAGCTGCGGGTCGTGCTGAAAGTGCTGGACCCTGGCCACCACGGCATCGCCCTG GCCTTCTACGAGACGGCCAGCCTCATGAGCCAGGTGTCGCACATCCACCTGTCCTTCCTGCACGGCGTCTGTGTGCGAGGCTCCGAGT ACATCATGGTGACAGAGCACGTGGAGCACGGGCCCCTGGACGTGTGGCTGCGGCGGAAGCGGGGCCACGTGACGGTGGCCTGGAAGGTGGCGGTGGCTCAGCAGCTGGCCAGTGCCCTCAGTTACCTG GAGGACAAGCGCCTGGTTCACGGCAATGTTTGCGGCCGTAACGTGCTGCTGGCACGGCCAGGGCTGGCGGAGGGCACGAGCCCCTTCATCAAGCTCAGCGACCCTGGTGTGGGCCTGGCTGCCCTCTCCAGGGAAG AGCGGGTGGAGCGGATCCCCTGGACAGCACCCGAGTGCCTCTCTGGCGGGGCCAACAGCCTGAGCACCGCGGCCGACACGTGGGGCTTTGGCGCCACCCTCCTGGAGATCTGCTTTGACGGGGAGGCCCCCTTGCAGGGCCGCGGCCCCTCTGAG AAAGAGCGCTTCTACCAGAAGCAGCATCGGCTCCCTGAGCCCTCGTGCCCAGAGCTGGCCACACTCACCAGCCAGTGCCTGACCTACGAGCCGGCCCAGCGGCCCTCCTTCCGCACCATCCTGCGTGACCTCACTCGGCTACGACCCCAAA ATCTTGTTGACGTCTCGGCGGTGAACCCGGATTCGCCCTCACCGGACCCCACGGTTTTCCATAAGCGCTATTTGAAAAAGGTCCGGGATCTGGGCGAG GGTCACTTCGGCAAGGTCAGCCTGTGCTGCTACGACCCGGCCAACGACGGCACTGGCGAGATGGTGGCGGTGAAGGCCCTCAAGGCGGGCTGCGGCTCCCAGCTGCGCTCGGGCTGGAGGCGCGAGATCGACATCCTGCGCACGCTCTACCACCTGCACATCGTCGAGTACAGGGGCTGCTGCGAGGACCCAG GCGAGAAATCGGTGCAGCTCGTCATGGAGTACGTGCCCCTGGGCAGCCTCCGAGACTACCTGCCCCGGCACAGGGTCGGCCTGGCCCAGCTGCTGCTCTTCGCCCAGCAGATCTGCGAG ggCATGGCTTACTTGCACGCCCAGCGCTACATCCACCGAGACCTGGCCGCGCGCAACGTGCTGCTGGACAACGACAGGCTGGTCAAGATCGGGGACTTCGGCCTGGCCAAGGCCGTGCCCGAAGGCCGGGAGTACTACCGCGTGCGCGAGGACGGGGACAGCCCCGTGTTCTG GTATGCCCCCGAGTGTCTGAAGGAGTGCAAGTTCTACTACGCCTCTGATGTTTGGTCCTTCGGGGTCACCCTGTATGAGCTACTGACACACTGTGACTCCAGCCAGAGCCCCCCTTCG AAATTCATCGAGCTGATGGGCCTGGTCCAGGGTCAGATGACGGTGCTGAGGCTCACCGAGCTGCTGGAGCGAGGGGACAGGCTGCCACGGCCTGAGGGGTGTCCCTGTGAG ATCTATCTTCTCATGAAAAACTGCTGGGAGACGGAGGCCTCCTTCCGTCCAACCTTCCAGAACCTCATACCCCTCCTCAAGACAGTCCAGGAAAAATATCAAGACCAGGCCCCCTCAGTGTTTGGGGGGTGCTGA